Proteins from a genomic interval of Marmoricola sp. OAE513:
- a CDS encoding nuclear transport factor 2 family protein yields MSENENVLQSGFQRYLDKVEEICQTRNWSEFADIFTEDATYCEHVYGDFNGREEIRAWIVKTMVDEFPGNEMIGFPPKWYVFDYPTNRVILDVRNIMRDPGDGSVHEESNITILTFDDEGGLIREEDIYNPAKFATMTRDWCRVADAHGTLSEVGQRMLKALGG; encoded by the coding sequence GTGAGCGAAAACGAGAACGTGTTGCAGTCCGGCTTCCAGCGCTACCTCGACAAGGTCGAGGAGATCTGCCAGACCCGGAACTGGTCAGAGTTCGCGGATATCTTCACCGAGGACGCCACCTACTGCGAGCACGTGTACGGCGACTTCAACGGTCGCGAGGAGATCCGCGCCTGGATCGTCAAGACCATGGTCGACGAGTTCCCCGGCAACGAGATGATCGGCTTCCCGCCGAAGTGGTACGTGTTCGACTACCCGACGAACCGGGTGATCCTCGACGTCCGCAACATCATGCGCGACCCGGGCGACGGTTCGGTGCACGAGGAATCGAACATCACGATCCTGACCTTCGACGACGAGGGCGGGTTGATCCGCGAAGAGGACATCTACAACCCCGCGAAGTTCGCCACGATGACGCGCGACTGGTGCCGGGTCGCCGATGCGCACGGGACCCTGAGCGAGGTCGGGCAGCGGATGCTCAAGGCGCTGGGCGGCTGA
- a CDS encoding RND family transporter has translation MSSEAGTSSPLARLARFTIAKAPWMIGGWLLFVIAVNVLVPQLEVVVAKDSTPFVPDTAPSLRAVKDMDATFGNGKSRSFIVVVAERKGGLTAADTTFVTGLAERLEKDTENVTYVQDVSEPQLREALTSKDGEATYFQVGLPGYTGAPTSVGQVESIREDAKSGKPDGLDIKVTGASATVTDMVVEVENSILKITAVTMVGIALILFLIYRSVATTAFVLGIIGVALGAARGITALLGNADVFDVSTFTGSFLTGVVLGATTDYAIFLISRYHELRREGLEPEEAARTASSRVSAVIIGSALTVVLANACLGLAHVGLFRTTGPAIAVSVLLALGISLSLTPPLLAILGKRGLLEPRKRPSSSRGWERLGKQVVAHPARVLAAGVVPLVVLAAFFPAFTPSYDERSPQPKDTESNLGYRVMDAHFTKNEALPDFVLITADHDLRNPTDLASLEQASAAAARVDGVTSVRAVTRPTGTTIQQASLRNQTGVIGDKLEDAGKQLKAGEKKTDRLVDGAGELDEGATQVARGAGDAADGAGRLLTGVEKLHAGLEKLAAGSGSAAGGSTQLRQGADQLADGLEAAVSQTQLAVDGLGLAHQALGKSLTCGLDPYCNGARDGIKKIWVAERDQLVPGLRAAAKGARQLADGAVDLETGLRKIRNGLDTAENGSAQLVDAQRTLSDGLGKLADGTGQVADGTGLVAGGTKKLAGSVTELQAGLNAAATYLQGVARSTPPSSGGFYLPPSALKDSRFALASGAYLSPDGKVARLIVLGDSDPFGRPAADRSGDVTDAVTESLSGTSLEGSKVAATGMASTNADIAELSQSDFRLVAIAALIAVYLVLLLLIRSIVAATFLLASVVLSYAATMGLAILVWQIIGGTPIEWTVACIAFVLLVAVGADYNLLLIKRVHEEAPDGSREGVARAVALTGGVITAAGVIFAASLFAMMSGSVTTLVQLGFTAGIGLLIDTFVVRTLVVPAFAAIVGPKLWWPSKVPASTD, from the coding sequence ATGAGCTCCGAAGCCGGTACGTCCTCCCCGCTGGCCCGGCTCGCGAGGTTCACCATCGCCAAGGCGCCGTGGATGATCGGCGGCTGGCTGCTGTTCGTGATCGCCGTCAACGTGCTGGTGCCCCAGCTCGAGGTCGTCGTCGCGAAGGACAGCACCCCGTTCGTGCCCGACACCGCGCCGTCGCTGCGCGCGGTCAAGGACATGGACGCGACCTTCGGCAACGGCAAGAGCCGTTCATTCATCGTCGTGGTCGCCGAGCGCAAGGGCGGGCTGACCGCCGCCGACACGACCTTCGTCACGGGCCTGGCTGAGCGGCTGGAGAAGGACACCGAGAACGTCACCTACGTCCAGGACGTCAGCGAGCCGCAGCTGCGCGAGGCGTTGACCAGCAAGGACGGCGAGGCGACGTACTTCCAGGTCGGCCTGCCCGGCTACACCGGCGCCCCGACGTCGGTAGGACAGGTCGAGTCGATCCGCGAGGATGCCAAGTCCGGCAAGCCCGACGGTCTGGACATCAAGGTCACCGGTGCCTCCGCGACCGTCACCGACATGGTCGTCGAGGTCGAGAACAGCATCCTCAAGATCACCGCTGTCACGATGGTCGGGATCGCGCTGATCCTGTTCCTCATCTACCGCTCGGTCGCGACCACGGCCTTCGTGCTCGGCATCATCGGCGTCGCTCTCGGCGCCGCCCGCGGCATCACCGCCCTGCTCGGCAACGCCGACGTCTTCGACGTCTCGACCTTCACCGGCTCGTTCCTGACCGGTGTGGTCCTCGGCGCGACCACCGACTACGCGATTTTCCTGATCAGCAGGTACCACGAGCTGCGGCGCGAGGGCCTCGAGCCGGAGGAAGCCGCCCGTACGGCGTCCTCCCGCGTCTCGGCCGTCATCATCGGCTCGGCGCTCACCGTCGTCCTCGCCAACGCCTGCCTGGGGCTGGCCCACGTGGGCCTGTTCCGTACGACGGGACCGGCGATCGCGGTCAGCGTGCTGCTCGCGCTAGGCATCTCGCTCTCGCTCACCCCGCCGCTGCTGGCCATCCTCGGCAAGCGCGGCCTTCTGGAACCACGGAAGCGTCCGAGCAGCTCGCGTGGCTGGGAACGACTCGGCAAGCAGGTCGTCGCCCACCCAGCACGCGTCCTGGCCGCGGGCGTCGTCCCGCTCGTCGTCCTGGCGGCGTTCTTCCCGGCGTTCACCCCGAGCTACGACGAACGCAGTCCGCAGCCGAAGGACACCGAGAGCAACCTCGGCTACCGGGTCATGGACGCGCACTTCACCAAGAACGAGGCGCTGCCGGACTTCGTCTTGATCACCGCCGACCACGACCTGCGCAACCCGACCGATCTGGCCTCTCTCGAGCAGGCCTCGGCGGCAGCCGCCCGCGTGGACGGTGTCACCTCGGTGCGCGCGGTCACCCGCCCGACCGGTACGACGATCCAGCAGGCCTCGCTGCGCAACCAGACCGGCGTCATCGGCGACAAGCTCGAGGACGCGGGCAAGCAGCTCAAGGCGGGCGAGAAGAAGACCGACCGGCTCGTCGACGGAGCCGGTGAGCTCGACGAGGGCGCCACCCAGGTGGCCCGCGGGGCCGGCGACGCCGCGGACGGAGCCGGGCGGCTGCTCACGGGTGTCGAGAAGCTGCACGCGGGCCTGGAGAAGCTCGCCGCCGGAAGCGGATCCGCGGCCGGCGGCAGCACGCAGCTGCGGCAGGGAGCCGATCAGCTCGCCGACGGACTGGAGGCTGCTGTCAGTCAGACCCAGCTCGCGGTGGACGGCCTCGGCCTGGCTCACCAGGCACTGGGCAAGAGCCTCACCTGCGGGCTGGACCCCTACTGCAACGGCGCCCGCGACGGCATCAAGAAGATCTGGGTCGCCGAGCGGGACCAGCTCGTCCCGGGCCTGCGTGCTGCAGCGAAGGGCGCGCGTCAGCTCGCCGACGGCGCGGTCGACCTGGAGACCGGGCTGCGGAAGATCCGCAACGGCCTCGACACCGCCGAGAACGGGTCCGCCCAGCTCGTCGACGCCCAGCGCACCCTGTCCGACGGTCTCGGGAAGCTGGCCGACGGAACCGGTCAGGTCGCCGACGGCACCGGACTGGTCGCCGGCGGCACCAAGAAGCTGGCCGGATCGGTCACCGAGCTCCAGGCCGGGCTGAACGCCGCGGCGACGTACCTCCAGGGCGTGGCGAGGTCGACCCCGCCGTCCAGCGGCGGCTTCTACCTGCCGCCCAGCGCCCTGAAGGACTCCCGGTTCGCGCTCGCCAGCGGTGCCTACCTGTCGCCGGACGGCAAGGTCGCCCGGCTGATCGTGCTCGGTGACTCCGACCCGTTCGGTCGCCCTGCCGCCGACCGTTCCGGTGACGTCACGGACGCGGTCACCGAGAGCCTCAGCGGAACGAGCCTGGAGGGCAGCAAGGTCGCGGCCACGGGCATGGCCTCCACGAACGCCGACATCGCCGAGCTCTCGCAGTCGGACTTCCGGCTGGTCGCGATCGCTGCCCTGATCGCGGTCTACCTGGTCCTGCTGCTCCTGATCCGCAGCATCGTCGCGGCCACGTTCCTGCTTGCCTCCGTCGTGCTCTCGTACGCCGCCACGATGGGCCTGGCGATCCTGGTCTGGCAGATCATCGGCGGCACGCCGATCGAGTGGACGGTGGCCTGCATCGCCTTCGTCCTGCTGGTCGCGGTCGGGGCGGACTACAACCTGCTGCTGATCAAACGCGTGCACGAGGAGGCGCCGGACGGCTCCCGTGAGGGGGTGGCCCGTGCGGTCGCGCTGACCGGTGGCGTGATCACCGCGGCCGGCGTGATCTTCGCGGCATCGCTGTTCGCGATGATGAGCGGTTCGGTGACGACGCTGGTCCAGCTCGGCTTCACCGCGGGCATCGGCCTGCTGATCGACACGTTCGTGGTGCGCACCCTGGTGGTGCCGGCGTTCGCGGCGATCGTCGGGCCGAAGCTGTGGTGGCCCTCGAAGGTTCCCGCGTCCACCGACTAG
- a CDS encoding amidase family protein: MLSRRTVAKTASIALATSLSIAALAVGASKAEADPPAAPATSAGFLAPYYTKGDITGDGQLTRADLDALGAALGTVSTDAGWSAVSAADYDGDLSITATDVADLSRRLLYDDGPFQLLESDAVEMQKAMNAGVVTSVQLTQAYLDRIAAYDKLTDDTHSRALNSIITASSVALEAAAASDAARAANGGPRSMVDGIPILLKDNYDTKDMPTTAGCGCWDANQTSDDAFMVNGLRSDGAIILGKATLDEFAFGFVSEYSSYLPSGTSKLVASPYRLASTAGGSSGGTGASIAANLGAIGFGTDTGGSIRVPSSYNQLVGIRPTVGLASRDGIVPLALSQDTGGPIARSVTDAAIALDSVTGVDPNDPVTSGQSGKVPTSYTSYLDPKALTGKKFGYVASMVPTSGVPKRLFDQAVAKLTELGATVSPITIPNISATLNEGSGSTSEMKHDLDIYIANHLNPGVTANTMQGIIDSGRYVPSRLSTFNQRKVITPTQYASWMASHTNVINTSRATVTAAMDEGAYDALIYPSAGVYTTIGTNLRLSPNTGLPAVSIPMGQTIAADNSALGTGLGVNLEFLGRAYDEGKLIGLTYAYEQATKWRTAPSLYPALAPAAPPVSPTVAAAPASVEPYTVTVDDNDVKIGDTVEITVATTGATDLYAYDLDLGFDASKLSYVAGSATTDISGATYVDETGSGDLHVVHTKLGTSPATTGQATLVKLKFKAKKDGTATVTADGIRKIATDLTTSTESTLGSVDVAVALLDPAVATTDPLIEGNSLPGGVMTAKGGTWDLDGVTLGYQWLLDGLPIANATGTSYTVKKVDVGHKLSVRVTASLEDHADGVATSNKVAVTKFGTTIAVFPLKGKVNKKPGIVVATGALFGPKVTGAIDVYYAGVLIKDELVLNKGTAGFLLPAKSVAGSYPLKVVLHPTGGTASASKTFTFKVVR, translated from the coding sequence ATGCTGTCACGCAGAACCGTTGCCAAGACCGCCTCGATCGCCCTGGCAACCAGCCTGTCGATCGCCGCCCTCGCCGTCGGCGCCAGCAAGGCCGAGGCCGACCCGCCGGCCGCGCCGGCCACCTCGGCCGGCTTCCTCGCGCCGTACTACACGAAGGGCGACATCACCGGCGACGGCCAGCTGACCCGCGCGGACCTCGACGCGCTCGGTGCCGCGCTCGGCACCGTCAGCACCGACGCCGGCTGGAGCGCCGTGTCCGCCGCGGACTACGACGGTGACCTCAGCATCACCGCGACTGACGTCGCCGACCTGAGCCGACGCCTGCTGTACGACGACGGCCCGTTCCAGCTGCTGGAGTCCGACGCCGTGGAGATGCAGAAGGCGATGAATGCCGGTGTCGTCACCAGCGTCCAGCTGACCCAGGCCTACCTGGACCGGATCGCGGCGTACGACAAGCTCACCGACGACACCCACAGTCGTGCGCTGAACTCGATCATCACCGCCAGCAGCGTCGCGCTCGAGGCCGCCGCCGCCAGCGACGCCGCCCGTGCCGCGAACGGCGGCCCGCGCAGCATGGTCGACGGCATCCCGATCCTGCTCAAGGACAACTACGACACCAAGGACATGCCCACCACGGCCGGTTGCGGCTGCTGGGACGCCAACCAGACCTCCGACGACGCGTTCATGGTCAACGGGCTCAGGTCCGACGGCGCGATCATCCTGGGCAAGGCGACGCTCGACGAGTTCGCGTTCGGCTTCGTGTCCGAGTACTCCAGCTACCTCCCGTCCGGCACCTCCAAGCTGGTCGCGAGCCCGTACCGACTCGCCAGCACGGCCGGCGGGTCCAGCGGCGGCACCGGAGCCTCGATCGCGGCCAACCTCGGCGCCATCGGTTTCGGCACCGACACCGGCGGCTCTATCCGGGTCCCGTCGTCGTACAACCAGCTCGTCGGCATCCGGCCGACAGTCGGCCTGGCCAGTCGCGACGGCATCGTCCCGCTCGCGCTGTCGCAGGACACCGGCGGCCCGATCGCACGGTCGGTCACCGACGCGGCGATCGCGCTCGACTCGGTCACCGGCGTCGACCCCAACGACCCGGTCACCTCCGGGCAGTCGGGCAAGGTGCCGACGTCCTACACGTCCTACCTGGACCCGAAGGCCCTGACGGGCAAGAAGTTCGGCTACGTCGCCTCGATGGTGCCGACCAGCGGCGTGCCGAAGCGGCTCTTCGACCAGGCCGTCGCCAAGCTCACCGAGCTCGGAGCGACCGTCAGTCCGATCACGATCCCGAACATCTCCGCCACGCTCAACGAGGGCAGCGGCAGCACGAGCGAGATGAAGCACGACCTCGACATCTACATCGCCAACCACCTCAACCCGGGGGTCACGGCGAACACGATGCAGGGGATCATCGACTCCGGCAGGTACGTGCCGTCGCGGCTCTCGACGTTCAACCAGCGCAAGGTGATCACGCCCACGCAGTACGCGAGCTGGATGGCCTCGCACACCAACGTGATCAACACCAGCCGCGCGACCGTCACCGCGGCGATGGACGAGGGGGCCTACGACGCGTTGATCTACCCGAGCGCCGGGGTCTACACGACCATCGGCACCAACCTCCGGCTCAGCCCGAACACCGGCCTGCCGGCGGTGTCGATCCCGATGGGCCAGACCATCGCGGCCGACAACTCCGCCCTGGGTACCGGACTGGGCGTGAACCTGGAGTTCCTGGGTCGCGCGTACGACGAGGGCAAGCTCATCGGCCTGACCTACGCCTACGAGCAGGCCACCAAGTGGCGCACCGCACCGTCGCTCTACCCGGCTCTCGCGCCCGCGGCTCCGCCGGTCAGCCCGACGGTCGCGGCAGCCCCCGCCAGCGTCGAGCCGTACACGGTCACCGTCGACGACAACGACGTGAAGATCGGGGACACCGTCGAGATCACCGTGGCCACGACCGGCGCCACCGACCTGTACGCCTACGACCTCGACCTCGGCTTCGACGCCTCCAAGCTGAGCTACGTGGCCGGCAGTGCGACCACGGACATCAGCGGTGCGACGTACGTCGACGAGACCGGCAGCGGTGACCTGCACGTCGTGCACACCAAGCTCGGCACCTCGCCGGCGACCACCGGTCAGGCCACGCTGGTGAAGCTGAAGTTCAAGGCGAAGAAGGACGGCACCGCCACGGTGACGGCCGACGGGATCAGGAAGATCGCGACCGACCTGACCACCAGCACCGAGTCCACGCTTGGCTCGGTGGACGTGGCCGTCGCCCTGCTCGACCCGGCCGTGGCCACCACCGACCCGCTGATCGAGGGCAACTCGCTGCCGGGTGGCGTGATGACCGCGAAGGGCGGCACCTGGGACCTCGACGGTGTCACCCTCGGCTACCAGTGGCTGCTCGACGGCCTCCCGATCGCGAACGCCACGGGGACGTCGTACACGGTGAAGAAGGTGGACGTCGGGCACAAGCTGTCGGTCCGGGTGACGGCCTCGCTGGAGGACCACGCTGACGGGGTAGCAACCTCGAACAAGGTCGCGGTCACCAAGTTCGGCACGACCATCGCGGTCTTCCCGCTCAAGGGGAAGGTCAACAAGAAGCCGGGGATCGTGGTGGCGACCGGTGCGCTCTTCGGCCCGAAGGTCACCGGCGCGATCGACGTCTACTACGCCGGCGTGCTGATCAAGGACGAGCTCGTCCTCAACAAGGGAACCGCAGGTTTCCTCCTGCCGGCGAAGAGCGTCGCGGGCAGCTACCCGCTCAAGGTGGTCCTGCACCCCACGGGAGGGACGGCATCGGCCAGCAAGACCTTCACCTTCAAGGTCGTGCGCTAG
- a CDS encoding GNAT family N-acetyltransferase: MHFEVLRTQARTGESWAALADRHLPEPGPALAVDLSGDPLVFRTDPSQRLSVRPMTAGDLADVTRWTNEPHVAQWWDENRSADQVAAYYGPALAGEDPTRLWIWEVNGRSVGFGQDYRISDHPEYALLSSKPDAVGIDYAIGEPAFAGRGLGTSLIWVFLRDIVWPAYAGVTEFFAAPDHRNAASLRLLDKLGFTRGLWFDEPGSDGKVDTVIGCSLDVAQVMGLNLSTAEVTEE, encoded by the coding sequence ATGCACTTCGAGGTACTTCGTACGCAGGCACGAACAGGGGAGTCCTGGGCCGCCCTGGCCGACCGGCACCTGCCCGAGCCCGGGCCGGCTCTCGCGGTGGACCTCTCCGGCGACCCGCTGGTCTTCCGGACCGACCCGTCCCAGCGTCTCTCGGTCCGGCCGATGACGGCCGGCGACCTCGCCGACGTGACCCGATGGACCAACGAGCCGCACGTGGCCCAGTGGTGGGACGAGAACCGCTCGGCGGACCAGGTCGCCGCCTACTACGGGCCGGCGCTGGCGGGGGAGGATCCTACCCGGCTGTGGATCTGGGAGGTGAACGGGCGGTCGGTGGGCTTCGGTCAGGACTACCGGATCAGCGACCACCCCGAGTACGCGCTGCTGTCCTCGAAGCCTGACGCGGTCGGCATCGACTACGCGATCGGTGAGCCGGCGTTCGCGGGGCGGGGGTTGGGCACGAGCCTGATCTGGGTCTTCCTGCGCGACATCGTCTGGCCGGCGTACGCGGGGGTCACCGAGTTCTTCGCGGCGCCTGACCACCGCAACGCGGCCTCCCTCAGGCTGCTCGACAAGCTCGGCTTCACCCGCGGGCTCTGGTTCGACGAGCCGGGGTCCGACGGCAAGGTCGACACCGTCATCGGGTGCTCTCTCGATGTGGCGCAGGTCATGGGTCTTAACCTCTCGACCGCGGAGGTTACCGAGGAGTAA
- a CDS encoding PaaI family thioesterase, producing MANVADLYKTTTTLPIIGPLVGERLFSLAFAQKAPYFASIHPRFTKIEPNYAELVIPKRRSVQNHIGTVHAIALCNGLEAAMGALAESTIPKNKRWIPKGMDISYTAKATTDITCVAETDAEQWTSDNPDLHVRVKGYRTDGVVVIEGVIKLWVTEKPSKDA from the coding sequence ATGGCCAACGTTGCTGATCTCTACAAAACCACCACCACGCTTCCAATCATCGGACCGCTGGTCGGTGAGCGCCTGTTCTCCCTCGCGTTCGCGCAGAAGGCGCCGTACTTCGCGAGCATCCACCCGCGGTTCACCAAGATCGAGCCGAATTACGCCGAGCTGGTGATCCCGAAGCGTCGTTCCGTGCAGAACCACATCGGCACGGTGCACGCGATCGCGCTGTGCAACGGCCTCGAGGCGGCGATGGGCGCGCTGGCCGAGTCGACCATCCCGAAGAACAAGCGGTGGATCCCCAAGGGGATGGACATCTCCTACACCGCCAAGGCGACCACCGACATCACCTGTGTCGCGGAGACCGATGCCGAGCAGTGGACCAGCGACAACCCCGACCTGCACGTGCGGGTCAAGGGCTACCGCACGGACGGCGTCGTGGTGATCGAGGGCGTCATCAAGCTCTGGGTGACCGAGAAGCCTTCGAAGGACGCCTGA
- the miaB gene encoding tRNA (N6-isopentenyl adenosine(37)-C2)-methylthiotransferase MiaB has protein sequence MSEPRTYQVRTYGCQMNVHDSERLSGLLEDAGYVAAPEDTQADVVVFNTCAVRENADNKLYGNLGHLAPIKAKNPGMQIAVGGCLAQKDRSTITSKAPWVDVVFGTHNIGSLPVLLERARIAEEAQVEILESLDVFPSTLPTKRESAYAAWVSVSVGCNNTCTFCIVPALRGKEKDRRPGEILAEIEALVAEGVSEVTLLGQNVNTYGVEFGDRLAFGKLLRACGQIEGLERVRFTSPHPSSFTDDVIDAMAETPNVMHQLHMPLQSGSDKVLRDMRRSYRAERFLGIIDRVRTAMPDAAISTDIIVGFPGETEEDFQGTLDVVAKARFANAFTFQYSKRPGTPAADLPDQVDPKVVTERYNRLVALVQQISLEENQQQVGKVVELMVSEGEGRKDAETLRLSGRAPDNRLVHFTPTAEDGSPLSIRPGDMVEIKVTYGSPTYLIADGPVLSVRRTRAGDVWENKAAPQPTGVSLGLPGIGVPAPLPDAPACR, from the coding sequence ATGTCTGAGCCTCGTACCTACCAAGTCCGCACCTACGGGTGCCAGATGAACGTCCACGACTCCGAGCGCCTCTCCGGCCTGCTCGAGGACGCCGGTTACGTCGCCGCGCCCGAGGACACCCAGGCTGACGTGGTGGTGTTCAACACCTGTGCGGTGCGCGAGAACGCCGACAACAAGCTCTACGGAAACCTCGGCCACCTCGCGCCGATCAAGGCCAAGAACCCGGGGATGCAGATCGCGGTCGGCGGCTGCCTGGCGCAGAAGGACCGCTCGACGATCACCTCGAAGGCCCCGTGGGTCGACGTGGTCTTCGGCACGCACAACATCGGCTCGCTGCCGGTGCTGCTCGAACGTGCCCGGATCGCGGAAGAGGCCCAGGTCGAGATCCTGGAGTCCCTCGACGTGTTTCCCTCTACCCTGCCCACCAAGCGCGAGTCGGCGTACGCCGCGTGGGTCTCGGTCAGCGTCGGCTGCAACAACACCTGCACCTTCTGCATCGTCCCGGCACTGCGCGGCAAGGAGAAGGACCGGCGTCCCGGCGAGATCCTCGCCGAGATCGAGGCACTGGTCGCCGAGGGCGTCAGCGAGGTCACCCTGCTCGGCCAGAACGTGAACACGTACGGCGTCGAGTTCGGCGACCGCCTGGCCTTCGGCAAGCTGCTGCGCGCCTGCGGCCAGATCGAGGGCCTCGAGCGCGTCCGGTTCACCTCGCCGCACCCGTCCTCCTTCACCGACGACGTGATCGACGCGATGGCCGAGACCCCCAACGTCATGCACCAGCTGCACATGCCGTTGCAGTCCGGCTCGGACAAGGTGCTGCGTGACATGCGTCGGTCCTACCGAGCCGAGCGCTTCCTCGGGATCATCGACCGTGTCCGCACCGCGATGCCGGACGCCGCGATCAGCACCGACATCATCGTCGGGTTCCCCGGCGAGACCGAGGAGGACTTCCAGGGCACCTTGGACGTCGTCGCCAAGGCCCGCTTCGCGAACGCCTTCACCTTCCAGTACTCCAAGCGGCCCGGTACGCCGGCCGCGGACCTGCCCGACCAGGTCGACCCGAAGGTCGTCACCGAGCGCTACAACCGGCTCGTCGCGCTCGTCCAGCAGATCTCCCTGGAGGAGAACCAGCAGCAGGTCGGCAAGGTCGTCGAGCTGATGGTGTCCGAGGGCGAGGGTCGCAAGGACGCCGAGACGCTGCGGCTCTCTGGCAGGGCTCCTGACAACCGGCTGGTGCACTTCACGCCGACCGCCGAGGACGGCTCGCCGCTGAGCATCCGCCCTGGCGACATGGTCGAGATCAAGGTCACCTACGGGTCGCCGACGTACCTGATCGCGGACGGTCCGGTCCTCTCCGTACGACGCACCCGTGCCGGCGACGTCTGGGAGAACAAGGCGGCGCCGCAACCGACCGGGGTCTCGCTGGGTCTGCCGGGGATCGGCGTACCGGCGCCGCTGCCGGACGCTCCCGCCTGTCGCTGA